The Streptomyces sp. NBC_00224 genome contains the following window.
CCTGGCCGGCGCCGAAGCGGTACTCGCCCCAGGCCGCCGCGTTGGCGTCGTTCTCGACGACCACGGGCAGCCCGACCCGCTGCTCGACCTTGTCCTTCAGCGGCTCGTGGCGCCAGTGGATGTTGGGCGCGAAGAGCACGGTGGCGCGCTTGTCGTCGACGTATCCGGCGGCGCCGATGCCGACGGCCTCGATCTCGTGCCCCTTGCCGGCCCCTTCGACCGCGGCGCAGATCGCGTCCACGATGGCGTCAGCGGTCGGCGGCGTGGGCACGGTGTGCGTCTCAAGGATGTGGCCCTCCTCGTCGACCACTCCCGCCGCGATCTTGGTGCCGCCGATGTCGACGCCGATGGTGAGTCCCATTAAGTCCCTCAGTTTTCGGTCGAGCCCCGCTAAGGCCAACCGTACCCGAGGGCGGGCACCCGTCAGTCAGTCCAGGTCGATGTGCTCGGTCGGCCCCGCGCCCGCCCCGCCGTCGTCCTTCTTCGGCCCGCCCGAGGAGCCGTCCGAAGACCCGTCCGAGGACCGGCCCGGCCCCGCGGCGGAGGACCCGTCGGAGGCCCAGCGGCGCTCATGGCCCTCGACCGCCGAGCGGTAGGCGGCGAGCAGCTCGCCACCGGCCGCGGCGAGGTGGTCGAAGACCTGCGGGTTGCGCTCGATGACCGGCTCGACCACGGCCTTCGCCTGGCCGATCAGCTGCTGTACGGCGCTCTGCGCGGCCATGCCGGGCAGCGAGGACTGGAGGGACGCGACCTTGTCGGCGACGGCGTCGACCAGCTTGCGCAGTTCCTCGGCGGCCGAGCCGGGCGGCGGGCCGTAGGTGGCGCGGCGGCGCGCCTTCTCCTCGGCGAGGTCCTCGGCGCACGCGTCGGCCCAGGCATCCGCGTCGGGGGCGGGACGCTCGGTGGCTTCGCTCATGGCGGACTCCAGCTGCTGAGGAGAAGGGTCTGTTCTCTCGACGTTACCCGAATGGGGGTACGGCGTTCAGCGCGTGCGGGGCCACAGATCCGGGTCCGGGGTGAACCGGATCCGCAGGACGCCGCCGGTGAGCCCGGCGCCGGAGACCGTGCAGCGGCGCAGCGCGGAGGGCAGGGTGGTGATCCTGCGGAACGGGCCGACGGTGAGCAGGAGTTCGTCGCCGCGCCGCACCAGGCCGAGCCGGTCGCGGGCGGCGCCGGGCAGCGGCAGGTGCCACACCAGGACGCCGTCGTCGGCCAGCCGGTCCTCGACGTGCCAGGGCTCGGGGCGTACGAAACCGGGGCCGCCGTCCTCGGACCACAGCCCGACCTCGCCGGTCGGCCCGTCGATCAGCTCGTCCATCTCGTCGATGCCCCGCGGGTCGCGGCCCAGGTGCGGGACCTCGTGCAGCGGTACGGCGGCGAACTCCTCGGCCAGCTCCTTGAGCACGCACTGCTGCTGCCCGGAGAGGGCGGCGAGGAAGGGGTCCGCCGAGCCGGTGGGAAGCACCCGGTTGGCGATCACCGCGTCGAGCGCCGCCCCGTGCAGGGCGAGGCCGAGGCGGGCGGTGCGCAGGGCGGCCGCGGCGGTCGGCGTGGGCTCGGCGACCAGCCGTACGGTCGTCGCCGGGTCCTCCACCACGGCCTCGACGGCGGCCAGCTCCGCGTCCCAGCGGGCGGCCGTCTCGTACAGCCACTGCGCGGGCATCGGGACCCCGGCCAGCTGGGCGAGGACCGGGCGCAGCGAGCGGGCGGCCTGGCGCTCGGGCGGCAGCAGCCGACGCAGATAGCGGCGCAGCTGCCCGGGCAGGGCGAGGGCGGCGACGCTCTGGTGGACCGGCGGCATGTCGACGACGACCATGTCGTGGTCGCCCGCCGCCGCCTCGCGCAGGGCCTTGAGCAGGGCCAGCTGCTCGGCGCCGGGCAGCTCGGTCAGCTCCTCGCCGTCGAGGCGGCCGGCGCCCAGGAGTTCCAGTACGGTCCCGGCCCGGTCCTGGAGGGCGAGCAGTTCGGTGCGGAAGTGGTCGCCGGAGTCGATGCGTACGACGTCGAGGCGCGCCACCTCCTCGCCGCCGAGCAGCCGGGCGAGCGGGTCGTCGCGGTCGCCGCTGAGGAGCAGGGCGCGCTCACCGCGCCGGGCGGCCGCCAGCGCGGTCGCGGCGGCGACGGTGCTGCGGCCCGCGCCGCCGGGACCGGTGACGAGGACCGTACGCACCTCAGGCCTTCTCGGCCCCGTCGGCGGAACCGGCCGCGCCGGACTCGACGCGCTTCTTCAGCCCCGCGAGCGCGCGGTCGATGATGACCTTCTCGGCCTTGCGCTTGATCATGCCGAGCATGGGGATCTTGACGTCGACGGTCAGCTGGTAGGTGACCTCGGTGTGGCCGCCGGGGGCGTCGGCGAGGCTGTAGGAGCCGTCGAGGGCGCGCAGCATCTGGGACTTGACCAGGCTCCAGCTCACCTTGTGGGGGCCGTCCCAGGTGTACTTGAGGATGTGGTCGTCCTTGATGGCGCCCGCGTCGAGCACCAGCCGGACCTGCTCGGCCCGGCCCTCGGTGTCCTTGGACAGCACCTCGGCCTGCTTCACCTCTCCGGTCCACTCCGAGTAGCGGGCGAAGTCGGCGATCACCCCCATCACCTCGGCCGGTGCCGCCTCGATGGTGATAGACGAGCTGGTGTGTTCCGCCATCGTCGTGGCTCCTCCAGTGCGCGGGCCGGTGTGTGGGGGTCGGTAGACGTGCAGGCTATCGCGTGCGGCCGGGGCCTCTGCCCGGAGCCCGGGTCACCACTCCAGGGCGAAGGGCCGGGAGGTGGCGGCGAAGTGGCCGACGTTCACGCACTCGGTGCGGCCGACCCGGACCCGGCGGGCGAGCGGCTGGTGGACGTGGCCGAACAGGGCGTACCGGGGCTTCGTCCTGCGGATGGCTTCGAGCAGGGCGCGCGAGCCGCGTTCGAAGCGGCGGGGAACCGTGTCGTAGCAGAGCTCGGGGACGTCCGGCGGGATGTGCGAGCACAGCACGTCGACCTCGCCGAGCGCCTCGACCTTGGCCGCGTACTCCTCGTCGGAGATCTCGAAGGGCGTTCGCATCGGGGTGCGCAGCCCGCCGCCCACGAAGCCGAAGACGCGCCCGCCGATCTCGACCCGCTCGCCGTCCAGGACGGTGGTGCCCGGTCCCGCGTACTGCGGCCAGAGGGCCGGTATGTCGACATTGCCGTAGGTGGCGTACGTCGGGGTGGGGAAGGCCGCGAACATCTCGGCGTACTGACGGCGGACCGCCGACTCGATGGCGGCCTCCCGGTCGAGTCCGGCCCAGAGCGAGCGGCCCAGCTCACGGGCCTCCTCGAAGCGGCGGGCGGTGCGCAGGGCGACGATCCGGTGCGCGTTCTCGACACCGAAGAGGTCGGGGAAGATCCCGCGCGAGTGATCGGCGTAGTCGAGGAAAAGGACGAGGTCACCCAGGCAGACGAGGGCGTCCGCGCCGTCGCCCGCCTTCGCCAGGCCCTCGGTGTTCCCGTGCACATCGCTGATCACATGTACTCGCATGGAGCCACCCTAGGGCGCCGGACCTGCGGTTACTTCCGAGTCGCGAAACGAGTGGACTACTGTGCGCGAAGCGGCGCGAAATCCGTGTGACGCAGCGAACATCTGACCAGGACCCCCTATCGGGAACCCACTACCGGTGGGTAACGTCCGGGCAGTCCAGTCGTGCTCGGAGCACCGCCCCACGCGTTCTCCGAGCACCTGCCCGATCTTGGACCAAGCCGGTGCGTCACACAGAGCCGTGGCACCGGCGCCCGATGAGGAGCAGCAGTCTTGCGCGAGTTCAGCCTTCCGGCCCTGTACGAGGTCCCCACGGACGGCAACCTGACGGATCTGATCCGCCGCAATGCCGCTCAGCATCCCGATGTCGCGGTCATGGGCCGCAAGGTCGCGGGACGCTGGACCGACGTTTCCGCCACCCAGTTCCTCGCCGAGGTCCGCGGGGTGGCCAAGGGCCTCATCGCCGCCGGCGTCGAGCCGGGCGACCGGGTCGCCCTGCTCTCCCGCACCCGCTACGAGTGGGTGCTGCTCGACTTCGCCATCTGGAGCGCGGGCGCGGTCACCGTCCCCGTGTACGAGACGAGCTCGCCCGAGCAGATCCAGTGGATCCTCGGCGACTCCGGCGCGACCCTGTGCGTCGTCGAGTCCGAGGCGCACCAGGCCTCCGTCACCTCCGTGCAGTCCGGGCTGCCCGCCCTCAAGGGCATCTGGCAGCTGGACGCGGACGCGGTGGCCCAGCTCACCGCGACCGGCGCGGACGTCTCCGACGAGCTGCTCGACCAGCGGATGTCCTCGGCGCACGCGGACGACCCGGCGACCATCGTCTACACCTCCGGCACCACCGGCCGCCCCAAGGGCTGTGTGCTCACCCACCGCGCCTTCTTCGCGGAGTGCGGCAACGTGGTGGAGCGCCTCAAGCCGCTCTTCCGCACCGGCGAGTGCTCGGTCCTGCTCTTCCTGCCCGCCGCCCACGTCTTCGGCCGCCTTGTCGAGGTGGCGTCCGTGATGGCGCCGATCAAGCTCGGCTGCGTGCCGGACATCAAGAACCTCACCGACGAGCTGGCCTCGTTCCGGCCGACGCTGATCCTCGGTGTGCCGCGGGTCTTCGAGAAGGTCTACAACGCGGCGCGGGCCAAGGCGCAGGCGGACGGCAAGGGCGCGATCTTCGACAAGGCCGCGCACACCGCGATCGCCTACAGCCGCGCGCTCGGCACACCGCAGGGCCCGTCCCTCGGCCTCAGGATCAAGCACAGGGTCTTCGACAAGCTCGTCTTCAGCAAGCTGCGCGCGGTGCTCGGCGGCAAGGGCGAGTACGCGATCTCCGGCGGCGCCCCGCTGGGCGAGCGGCTCGGCCACTTCTACCGGGGCATCGGCTTCACGGTCCTGGAGGGGTACGGCCTCACCGAGTCCTGCGCGGCGACCGCGTTCAACCCGTGGGACCGGCAGAAGATCGGCACGGTCGGCCAGCCGCTGCCGGGTTCCGTGGTGCGCATCGCGGACGACGGCGAGGTGCTGCTGCACGGCGAGCACCTGTTCACGGGGTACTGGAACAACGAGGCGGCGAGCGCCGAGGCGCTGGCCGACGGCTGGTTCCACACCGGTGACATCGGCACCCTCGACGAGGACGGCTACCTCGCGATCACCGGCCGCAAGAAGGAGATCATCGTCACGGCGGGCGGCAAGAACGTCGCCCCGGCGGTGATCGAGGACCGTATCCGCGCGCACGCGCTGGTCGCGGAGTGCATGGTGGTCGGCGACGGGCGGCCGTTCGTGGGCGCGCTGGTCACGCTCGACGAGGAGTTCCTGGCCCACTGGGCCTCGGACCACGGCAAGCCGGCCGGTTCGACGGCGGCCTCGCTGCGCCAGGACGCGGAGCTGCTCGCGGAGGTGCAGCGGGCGGTGGACGACGGCAACGCCGCGGTCTCCAAGGCGGAATCGGTGCGGAAATTCCGCATTCTCACCTCCCAGTTCACGGAGGAGGCGGGGTACATCACCCCGTCGCTGAAGCTGAAGCGCAATGTCGTGGCGAAGGACTTCGCCGA
Protein-coding sequences here:
- a CDS encoding DUF5304 domain-containing protein — translated: MSEATERPAPDADAWADACAEDLAEEKARRRATYGPPPGSAAEELRKLVDAVADKVASLQSSLPGMAAQSAVQQLIGQAKAVVEPVIERNPQVFDHLAAAGGELLAAYRSAVEGHERRWASDGSSAAGPGRSSDGSSDGSSGGPKKDDGGAGAGPTEHIDLD
- a CDS encoding ArsA family ATPase, coding for MRTVLVTGPGGAGRSTVAAATALAAARRGERALLLSGDRDDPLARLLGGEEVARLDVVRIDSGDHFRTELLALQDRAGTVLELLGAGRLDGEELTELPGAEQLALLKALREAAAGDHDMVVVDMPPVHQSVAALALPGQLRRYLRRLLPPERQAARSLRPVLAQLAGVPMPAQWLYETAARWDAELAAVEAVVEDPATTVRLVAEPTPTAAAALRTARLGLALHGAALDAVIANRVLPTGSADPFLAALSGQQQCVLKELAEEFAAVPLHEVPHLGRDPRGIDEMDELIDGPTGEVGLWSEDGGPGFVRPEPWHVEDRLADDGVLVWHLPLPGAARDRLGLVRRGDELLLTVGPFRRITTLPSALRRCTVSGAGLTGGVLRIRFTPDPDLWPRTR
- a CDS encoding SRPBCC family protein; this encodes MAEHTSSSITIEAAPAEVMGVIADFARYSEWTGEVKQAEVLSKDTEGRAEQVRLVLDAGAIKDDHILKYTWDGPHKVSWSLVKSQMLRALDGSYSLADAPGGHTEVTYQLTVDVKIPMLGMIKRKAEKVIIDRALAGLKKRVESGAAGSADGAEKA
- a CDS encoding metallophosphoesterase codes for the protein MRVHVISDVHGNTEGLAKAGDGADALVCLGDLVLFLDYADHSRGIFPDLFGVENAHRIVALRTARRFEEARELGRSLWAGLDREAAIESAVRRQYAEMFAAFPTPTYATYGNVDIPALWPQYAGPGTTVLDGERVEIGGRVFGFVGGGLRTPMRTPFEISDEEYAAKVEALGEVDVLCSHIPPDVPELCYDTVPRRFERGSRALLEAIRRTKPRYALFGHVHQPLARRVRVGRTECVNVGHFAATSRPFALEW
- a CDS encoding long-chain fatty acid--CoA ligase, with translation MREFSLPALYEVPTDGNLTDLIRRNAAQHPDVAVMGRKVAGRWTDVSATQFLAEVRGVAKGLIAAGVEPGDRVALLSRTRYEWVLLDFAIWSAGAVTVPVYETSSPEQIQWILGDSGATLCVVESEAHQASVTSVQSGLPALKGIWQLDADAVAQLTATGADVSDELLDQRMSSAHADDPATIVYTSGTTGRPKGCVLTHRAFFAECGNVVERLKPLFRTGECSVLLFLPAAHVFGRLVEVASVMAPIKLGCVPDIKNLTDELASFRPTLILGVPRVFEKVYNAARAKAQADGKGAIFDKAAHTAIAYSRALGTPQGPSLGLRIKHRVFDKLVFSKLRAVLGGKGEYAISGGAPLGERLGHFYRGIGFTVLEGYGLTESCAATAFNPWDRQKIGTVGQPLPGSVVRIADDGEVLLHGEHLFTGYWNNEAASAEALADGWFHTGDIGTLDEDGYLAITGRKKEIIVTAGGKNVAPAVIEDRIRAHALVAECMVVGDGRPFVGALVTLDEEFLAHWASDHGKPAGSTAASLRQDAELLAEVQRAVDDGNAAVSKAESVRKFRILTSQFTEEAGYITPSLKLKRNVVAKDFADEIEAIYTH